A single region of the Diadema setosum chromosome 14, eeDiaSeto1, whole genome shotgun sequence genome encodes:
- the LOC140237772 gene encoding pancreatic lipase-related protein 2-like: protein MGGTSWIEMKNTLLQNYDVNVVMVDWNPGASRGYPQSRANTRVVGREVAALIQAFHTVKQAALSSMHIIGHSLGAHTGGYAGEACGGMIGRISGMDPAGPEFGGDLEPECRLDPTDALFVDVLHTDGDLIALGGFGLMDELGHQDFYPNGGKDMPGCSVFSATCDHSRAVEYYIESISNTCSFTAKERAATWEDIDDGLAVACTSSDCPQMGYRADNSKGEGAFYLTTNGDEPYCQG, encoded by the exons ATGGGGGGAACATCGTGGATCGAGATGAAGAACACGCTTCTTCAAAAc TACGACGTAAATGTTGTGATGGTTGACTGGAACCCAGGTGCATCCCGCGGATATCCTCAAAGCAGGGCGAACACTCGAGTCGTGGGGCGAGAAGTAGCCGCACTCATTCAGGCATTCCACACGGTGAAACAAGCAGCCCTCAGCTCTATGCACATCATTGGCCACAGCCTCGGTGCCCACACGGGGGGCTACGCCGGGGAGGCGTGTGGCGGCATGATTGGTCGAATTTCCG GTATGGATCCAGCCGGTCCGGAGTTCGGTGGTGATTTGGAACCGGAGTGTCGACTGGATCCGACAGACGCCCTCTTCGTCGATGTGCTTCACACAGACGGTGACCTCATCGCACTTGGTGGCTTTGGACTCATGGACGAG CTCGGCCATCAGGATTTCTACCCCAATGGAGGAAAGGACATGCCGGGTTGCTCGGTCTTTTCGGCAACATGTGATCACAGTCGAGCTGTGGAATATTACATCGAGAGCATTTCGAACACGTGCTCATTCACGGCCAAAGAGAGAGCCGCGACTTGGGAAGACATCGACGACGGTTTGGCTGTGGCTTGCACGAGCTCCGACTGCCCACAAATGGGCTACAGGGCCGACAACTCCAAGGGTGAGGGCGCCTTCTATCTCACCACGAACGGAGATGAACCCTATTGCCAGGGATAA